One genomic window of Candidatus Parvarchaeota archaeon includes the following:
- a CDS encoding asparagine synthetase, whose amino-acid sequence GYYHNYDLFYPEGFGEGLSGAERDYDYMVLKRKLLERGQKEEDFGPYMELSKAGHLTKSAGGGIGIERFVRYACGLQHIRDASPFAKVPGEKFVV is encoded by the coding sequence GAGGCTACTACCACAACTACGACCTGTTCTACCCTGAAGGGTTTGGCGAGGGCTTGTCGGGGGCAGAGCGTGACTATGATTACATGGTGCTCAAGCGAAAGCTTTTGGAGCGGGGGCAAAAAGAGGAGGACTTTGGGCCATATATGGAACTGTCCAAGGCAGGCCATCTTACAAAAAGCGCAGGCGGAGGCATTGGCATCGAGCGGTTTGTGCGCTATGCCTGCGGCCTGCAGCACATAAGGGATGCAAGCCCTTTTGCCAAAGTCCCGGGGG